Within the Streptomyces sp. NBC_00353 genome, the region CGCCGCGGTCCGCCGACGGCGCAGATCCCTGGGGCTCACACTGGCCGCGGTCGCCACTCGCAGCGGCCTGTCCGTGCCGTTCCTCAGTCAGATCGAGAACGAGCGGGCCAGGCCCAGCGCCCGGTCGCTGGACCGGGTGGCCGACGCCCTGGAGACCACGACGGCACGGCTGCGCGCCGCCGCCGACTCGGCGCGAGCCGTCGAGGTGGTCCGGGCGGGCGAGGGCGACGGGGCGCGCAGAGTGGTGCGCGGGCGGCATCAGCTCAGCGCGCTGGAGTTCACCGGAGAAATGGATCTCGGGCGGGAGTTCCAGCACCGTAACGACGAGGTGATGTACGTCGTGGAGGGCGCCGCCGAGGTGGAGGCGGAGGGGCAGGCGTACCGGCTGGAGCGCGGCGACACACTGTTCCTGTCGGGCGGGGTACGGCACCGCTGGCGGGCCACGATGCCGGAGACCCGGCTGCTGGTCGTCGCGGTCGCGGAACACGTCGACGCCACCAACGACCCGAGGCGCTGAGATCCGGTGCCCGAATCGGTGTCCGTCCCGATGCCTGTCCCGGCGTCGGCGCTCCGTGTCGTCTCGCTCGTCCCCTCGCTCACCGAAGCCGTCGCCGCCACCGCTCCCGGCCTCCTCGTCGGCGTCACCGACTGGTGCACCCATCCGGCCGGTCTGACCGCCGCACGCATCGGCGGAACCAAGAACCCCGATGTGGCCGCGATCGTCGCGCTCCGCCCCGATCTCGTCCTCGCCAACGAGGAGGAGAACCGCGCACCCGACCTCGCCGCGCTCCGTGCCGCGGGCATCGAGGTCCTCACCACCGAGGTCCGCAGCCTCGACCAGGCCTTCGCCGAACTGCACCGTGTCCTGGTGACCGGCTGCGGGCTGGCCAGGCCACG harbors:
- a CDS encoding helix-turn-helix domain-containing protein yields the protein MDDKEALRVGAAVRRRRRSLGLTLAAVATRSGLSVPFLSQIENERARPSARSLDRVADALETTTARLRAAADSARAVEVVRAGEGDGARRVVRGRHQLSALEFTGEMDLGREFQHRNDEVMYVVEGAAEVEAEGQAYRLERGDTLFLSGGVRHRWRATMPETRLLVVAVAEHVDATNDPRR